The following proteins are co-located in the Pyricularia oryzae 70-15 chromosome 1, whole genome shotgun sequence genome:
- a CDS encoding lovastatin nonaketide synthase produces MGSTVPANDDIAIIGMACRFPGDATNPSRLWDLLMDGRSAWSPVPATRWNQDAHYHPSPEHAGSNVVKGGHFLRDGEQNGKQFDAAFFNIPRTETETMDLQQRVVMENVYEAMESAGLRLEDVKGSKTSVFAGVFTDDVRSILQEDPDLSVKYKPIGTSAAILAARVSWFYDLRGASFTLDTACSGSIVALHTGAQDLRAGLSDMSIITGVNIIESPEFMFRASGLGMVSPDGKCYSLDSRANGYGRGEGVGTVILKPVWAAIRDGNVIRGVLRGTGVNSDGRGTGGITLPNKAAQERLIRDVYSRNNLDTDHTGFIEGHFTGTPAGDPTEASAIASVFQRGGPAAKPPLYVGAVKANIGHLEAASGMAQIIKTVLALENGVIPPNTNFEKINPRIPIERWGLKLPLVPTPFEPGPLGVRRASINSFGFGGTNAHVVIDDARSYLENLGLGDRSHLHVTKSNTSLTPAPEANDAAPRPQPPAHKVFLVSANDQDGISRILASLAEHLQKQTNQDGTLKIDDAYLTSLAMTLSERRSRLSWRLAVTADTAASLLSALTDPATTADAVRPGKANTPAAAFIFTGQGAQWFAMGRELLAYDVFRASVAEADAFIAGTLGGGFSVLEELARRDADATKIDQPLYSQTLCTVLQVALVDLLASWNLLPRRVVGHSSGEIGAAYAAGALDRQSAWKVAYCRGVVSAKPAAGDKRGAMMAIGCTAEEVAPIIAEVEEKLGAGELVIACYNSPHSLTISGDEAKVDALVEIASSRKLFARKLRVPKAYHSSHMLPVSDEYRSLMGTLTGTPSPDVQVASSVTGGLIPAGDMTSADYWVQNLVSPVRFSQALVALCTANVARKQLKVGGGAELPVSHLVEVGPHGALQAAARDAVLSDPNYRHLRYVSVLTRARHACATALRAVGTLAAAGLPVDLRRVNRVADAQPLLVDLPPYPFHHARETHSWLESRTSRAWRFRKHARHDVLGAPVRDWDPDAPRWRNHLRVAEVPWLRDHKVTDSIVVAGVTYLVMAVEAVRQLYGDRGEAPLGFNLRDVSISRALQVGEDEHAETMFSMRRVAESRQADSSTWWEWKVTSFSPHDDAWLEHSRGQIAAETSASTATGVIDDGREEEARRRRFGKLLSTATQACTAPQTEALPSKYAELERIGLGFGPLFRNVASMHNNSSGDNKTRGQSLATIRIPDVASAMPARALAPSVIQPPVFDSILQSFIFALQASAERLTEPMVPVAMRSVWVSADVEAQPGAELKVHASAGRVGHKKVEADITTWSSTAAGTPVRVVMRGIEAVPLQQSTASGESGSSAREISFNLEWKPDVDILEANGEAEACMRRALQPLETPDLEAAAVKQLGDVQLACAIWILEAVKELEARPLADEKALPDHMQKYLGWLRRIADDYKHNRVLRQDPSWAAVVDDAAARDRFMAEYEASGHPEALMINRMGRNIAAVLRGDVDGLHLLFGMDDMLERVYRVAIGTQKIHTLMGAYTRALSHKRGADLKVLEIGAGTGGTTTSILEAVCPHGTRVVGESRLLKYTYTDISPGFFETAAGKFAKWKNGGVLEFKTLDIDRDVEAQGFDLASYDLVVAANCLHATSDITKTMARVNSLLKPGGKVLLQETTEIWCLESPLVFGMLAGWWAGREDFRPWGPLLDGKGWEQVLRNAGFAETVLELKDSPREELHVQSMIVATRPAEASKQLDDDDVIRRVFVVAHTTPEDVALAAAVSAAVAEVTKLDVSVVPFADLAQHQLKNTCCIVTMETTAPFLASSFSEAEFALLRQLLTTAGGLLWLTLDPHENPHMALIPGLLRTVRWERDLDGSDLLLMHLPSSETSLVVSNAVKVFKHHFGGPFISPDRHADYLVSEVDSADGGYVQTARIVAAPPVNRFIAQRTTELQPQRQAFGADPERSLKLHTSGPGNLDKLHFVDWPGAQQPLGGGEVQVDIRAAGLNFRDVMVAMGELANNILGYEGAGVVTHVGSEVADVEVGDRVIVVWNGDNNCLQTRTRVPRELLAKMPDGMSFEEAASIPVVFVTAYFCLYEVARLQPGETILVHAAAGGTGQAVIQLAKHLGAEVYATVSSREKRKLLVDEYGLAEDHIFSSRDLSFADGVMRMTNGRGVDVIINSLSGEALRASFNCIAMFGRFIEIGKRDIMANAKIDMLPFSRCATFTAVDLAQIATLARPLTSRILRSVVDLHAAGKLHACRPLNVHRFAELEDAFRLLQQGRHMGKVVLAAHPDDLVKVVPKPPAPTRLRPDATYLLPGGAGGLGRSIARWMAAPAQGAKNVVFLSRGGADAPTTRELLAELSGMGVRATALKCDVADEAQLVAALAQLKRQGFPRIAGVIQGAMQLRDSAFEFMTHAQWAECLGPKVQGTWNLHRHAPADVDFFVMLGSVAGLVGNRGQSNYAAGNTFQDALAVHRRARGLAATCIDLCNVMSVGFVAENQETLNKNPLFFYAHDGIREDEFLSLVEFHLDAERARHGGQPQIGVGLAPLSVFQDRGLPEPTFIKSPLFRQMRSAGGAALADAAEQGGAVSVANALKFAASHEAAAQIICDALVKRISRTMRIAEPDIDIGKPIHAYGVDSLVAMEIRNYLASECGAAISVLEIMGNKSMEVLSGDVAKGSKFVAGEAK; encoded by the exons ATGGGTTCCACCGTACCCGCCAACGATGACATCGCCATCATCGGCATGGCATGTCGCTTCCCCGGCGACGCCACAAATCCCTCCAGACTATGGGACTTGCTGATGGACGGCAGGTCGGCCTGGTCTCCGGTACCAGCGACGAGATGGAACCAAGACGCACACTACCATCCCTCGCCGGAGCACGCGGGGAGCAACGTGGTCAAGGGCGGGCACTTTTTGCGAGACGGCGAGCAGAACGGCAAGCAGTTTGACGCGGCATTCTTCAACATTCCCCGCACAGAGACGGAAACCATGGATCTGCAGCAGAGGGTAGTCA TGGAAAACGTCTACGAGGCAATGGAGAGCGCGGGCCTCCGCCTCGAGGACGTCAAGGGCAGCAAAACGAGCGTGTTCGCGGGCGTCTTCACCGACGACGTGCGCTCCATCCTGCAGGAAGACCCAGACTTGTCCGTCAAGTACAAGCCCATCGGCACCAGCGCGGCCATCCTCGCGGCGAGAGTAAGCTGGTTTTACGACCTGCGGGGGGCCAGCTTTACCCTCGACACGGCATGCTCGGGGAGTATTGTGGCGTTGCACACGGGAGCCCAGGACCTCCGAGCCGGGCTCAGTGACATG TCCATCATCACGGGCGTCAACATAATCGAGTCGCCCGAGTTCATGTTCCGTGCCAGCGGCCTCGGCATGGTCTCGCCCGACGGCAAGTGCTACTCGCTGGACTCGCGCGCCAACGGCTACGGCCGCGGCGAGGGCGTGGGGACCGTGATCCTCAAGCCCGTGTGGGCGGCCATCCGCGACGGCAATGTGATCCGCGGCGTGCTGCGCGGCACCGGCGTCAACTCGGACGGGCGCGGCACCGGCGGCATCACGCTGCCCAACAAGGCGGCCCAGGAGCGTCTGATAAGAGACGTCTACTCCCGCAACAACCTGGACACCGACCACACCGGCTTCATAGAGGGCCACTTTACAGGCACGCCGGCCGGCGATCCGACCGAGGCCAGCGCCATTGCGTCCGTCTTCCAGCGCGGCGGACCAGCGGCCAAGCCTCCGCTGTATGTCGGTGCCGTCAAGGCGAATATCGGCCACTTGGAGGCGGCTTCCGGGATGGCTCAGATCATCAAGACGGTCTTGGCGCTGGAGAATGGTGTCATTCCGCCCAACACCAACTTTGAAAAAATCAACCCCCGGATACCCATCGAAAGATGGGGTCTCAAGCTGCCTCTTGTCCCGACGCCGTTTGAACCGGGACCATTGGGGGTGCGGCGGGCAAGTATCAACAGTTTCGGGTTTGGAGGCACCAACGCCCACGTCGTAATAGACGATGCAAGGAGCTACCTGGAAAACCTGGGACTGGGCGACAGGAGCCACCTGCACGTCACGAAATCAAACACATCACTGACACCAGCACCGGAAGCCAACGACGCTGCCCCACGgccacaaccacctgctCACAAGGTCTTTTTGGTCTCGGCCAACGACCAAGACGGCATCTCACGGATCCTCGCCAGCCTGGCAGAGCACCTGCAGAAGCAGACAAACCAGGACGGAACCCTCAAGATCGACGACGCATACCTCACCAGCCTCGCCATGACGCTGTCGGAGCGCCGCTCGCGCCTCTCGTGGCGCCTCGCCGTCACCGCCGACACGGCCGCCTCCCTGCTGAGCGCGCTGACCGAccccgccaccaccgccgacgCCGTCCGGCCCGGCAAGGCCAACACGCCGGCCGCGGCCTTCATCTTCACCGGCCAGGGCGCGCAGTGGTTCGCCATGGGCCGGGAGCTGCTCGCGTACGACGTGTTCCGCGCCAGCGTCGCCGAGGCAGACGCGTTCATCGCCGGCAcgctcggcggcggcttcaGCGTGCTCGAGGAGCTCGCGCGGCGCGACGCCGACGCCACCAAGATCGACCAGCCCCTGTACTCGCAGACGCTGTGCACCGTGCTGCAGGTCGCCCTGGTGGATCTGCTGGCCAGCTGGAACCTGCTGCCCCGGCGGGTGGTCGGCCACTCGAGCGGCGAGATCGGCGCGGCTTATGCGGCGGGCGCGCTGGATCGCCAGTCGGCGTGGAAGGTGGCGTACTGTCGTGGCGTGGTCAGCGCAaagcctgctgctggcgaTAAGCGCGGTGCCATGATGGCGATTGGGTGCACCGCCGAGGAGGTGGCGCCGATCATTGCCGAGGTCGAGGAGAAGCTGGGCGCCGGGGAGCTGGTGATTGCCTGCTACAACTCGCCCCACAGCCTCACCATCTCAGGAGACGAGGCCAAGGTGGATGCGCTGGTGGAGATTGCGAGCAGCAGGAAGCTCTTTGCGAGAAAGCTACGCGTGCCCAAGGCGTACCACTCCAGCCACATGCTGCCCGTGTCTGACGAATACCGTTCGCTCATGGGCACCCTGACCGGCACCCCCTCGCCCGACGTGCAGGTGGCGTCGTCGGTCACGGGCGGCCTCATCCCGGCGGGCGACATGACCAGCGCCGACTACTGGGTGCAGAACCTCGTGTCGCCCGTGCGCTTCTCGCAGGCCCTCGTGGCGCTGTGCACGGCCAACGTGGCCCGGAAGCAGCTCAAggtgggcggcggcgccgagctCCCCGTGTCGCACCTGGTGGAAGTGGGCCCGCACGGCGCGCTgcaggccgccgcccgcgACGCCGTGCTCAGCGACCCCAACTACCGCCACCTGCGCTACGTGTCGGTGCTGACGCGCGCGAGGCACGCCTGCGCCACCGCCCTGCGCGCCGTCGGcaccctcgccgccgccggcctgcCCGTCGACCTGCGCCGCGTCAACCGCGTCGCCGACGCCCAGCCCCTGCTGGTCGACCTGCCGCCGTACCCGTTCCACCACGCCAGGGAGACGCACTCGTGGCTCGAGTCGCGGACCAGTCGCGCCTGGCGGTTCCGCAAGCATGCGCGGCACGACGTCCTCGGCGCGCCGGTGCGGGACTGGGATCCCGACGCCCCGCGCTGGCGCAACCACCTGCGCGTGGCCGAGGTGCCCTGGCTGCGCGACCACAAGGTCACCGACAGCATCGTGGTCGCCGGCGTCACGTACCTGGTCATGGCCGTCGAGGCCGTGCGCCAGCTGTACGGCGACCGGGGCGAGGCGCCGCTCGGCTTCAACCTGCGCGACGTGAGCATCTCGAGGGCGCTGCAGGTCGGCGAGGACGAGCACGCCGAGACCATGTTTTCCATGCGGCGCGTCGCCGAGTCGAGGCAGGCCGACAGCAGCACGTGGTGGGAGTGGAAGGTGACCTCGTTTAGTCCGCACGACGACGCCTGGCTGGAGCACAGCCGCGGCCAGATCGCCGCCGAGACGAGCGCCTCGACCGCCACGGGGGTGATCGACGACGGgcgcgaggaggaggcgaGGCGTCGGCGTTTTGGCAAGCTGCTCTCCACCGCCACGCAGGCCTGCACCGCGCCGCAGACCGAGGCCCTGCCCAGCAAGTACGCCGAGCTCGAGCGCATCGGGCTCGGGTTCGGGCCTCTGTTCCGCAACGTCGCCAGCATGCACAACAACTCCAGCGGCGACAACAAGACGCGCGGCCAGTCGCTCGCCACCATCCGCATCCCCGATGTCGCCAGCGCGATGCCGGCGCGCGCCCTCGCCCCCTCGGTCATCCAGCCTCCCGTGTTCGACAGCATCCTGCAGTCCTTCATCTTTGCCCTGCAGGCGTCTGCCGAGCGGCTGACGGAGCCCATGGTGCCCGTCGCGATGCGCAGCGTGTGGGTCAGCGCCGACGTCGAGGCCCAGCCTGGTGCGGAGCTCAAGGTGCACGCCTCGGCCGGTCGCGTCGGCCACAAAAAGGTCGAGGCCGACATTACCACCTGGAGCAGCACCGCTGCCGGGACGCCGGTCAGGGTGGTGATGCGCGGGATTGAGGCGGTTCCTCTGCAGCAGAGCACCGCGTCGGGCGAGTCTGGCAGCAGCGCGCGGGAAATCTCCTTCAACCTGGAGTGGAAGCCCGACGTGGACATACTGGAAGCCAACGGGGAAGCCGAGGCCTGCATGCGCCGCGCCCTGCAGCCGCTCGAGACTCCAGACCTCGAAGCGGCCGCCGTCAAGCAGCTCGGCGACGTCCAGCTGGCCTGCGCCATTTGGATCCTCGAGGCCGTCAAGGAGCTCGAGGCGCGGCCTCTGGCGGACGAAAAGGCCCTGCCCGACCACATGCAAAAATACCTCGGCTGGCTGCGCCGGATCGCCGACGACTACAAGCACAACAGGGTGCTCCGCCAGGACCCGTCGTGGGCGGCCGTGGTGGACGACGCCGCGGCCCGCGACAGGTTCATGGCCGAGTACGAGGCCAGCGGGCACCCCGAGGCGCTCATGATCAACCGCATGGGCCGCAacatcgccgccgtcctGCGCGGCGACGTCGACGGCCTGCATCTGCTGTTCGGCATGGACGACATGCTGGAGCGCGTCTACCGCGTGGCCATCGGCACGCAAAAGATCCACACCCTGATGGGGGCGTACACCAGGGCGCTGAGCCACAAGCGCGGCGCGGACCTCAAGGTGCTGGAGATCGGCGCCGGCACCGGCGGTACCACGACCAGCATCCTCGAGGCCGTCTGCCCGCACGGCACGCGCGTCGTCGGCGAGTCGCGTCTGCTCAAGTACACGTACACCGACATCAGCCCCGGCTTCTTCGAGACGGCCGCCGGCAAATTCGCCAAGTGGAAGAACGGCGGCGTCCTCGAGTTCAAGACGCTGGACATCGACCGCGACGTCGAGGCGCAGGGCTTCGACCTGGCGTCGTACGACCTCGTCGTCGCGGCCAACTGCCTGCACGCCACGTCGGACATCACCAAGACCATGGCGCGCGTCAACAGCCTCCTGAAGCCCGGCGGCAAGGTCCTCCTCCAGGAGACGACCGAGATCTGGTGCCTCGAGTCCCCGCTGGTGTTTGGCATGCTCGCGGGCTGGTGGGCCGGCAGGGAGGACTTTCGCCCCTGGGGTCCGCTGCTGGACGGAAAGGGGTGGGAGCAGGTGCTGCGCAACGCCGGCTTTGCCGAGACGGTGCTGGAGCTCAAGGACTCCCCCAGGGAGGAGCTCCACGTGCAGAGCATGATTGTGGCGACGAGGCCGGCCGAGGCCAGCAAGCAGctggatgacgacgatgttATTCGTAGGGTGTTTGTGGTTGCCCACACGACGCCAGAGGATGTTGCCCTGGCTGCGGCGGtgtctgctgctgttgcagaGGTGACCAAACTGGACGTCAGTGTTGTTCCTTTTGCCGACCTCGCCCAGCACCAACTGAAAAACACCTGCTGTATCGTCACCATGGAGACCACCGCTCCGTTCCTCGCGTCGTCGTTTAGCGAAGCCGAGTTTGCCCTCCTCCGCCAGCTGCTGACCACTGCTGGAGGCCTGCTCTGGCTCACTCTCGATCCGCACGAGAACCCACACATGGCTCTGATCCCGGGTCTTTTGCGCACCGTCCGTTGGGAGCGAGACCTGGACGGCTCAGACCTCTTGCTCATGCACCTCCCGTCCTCGGAGACCTCTCTGGTTGTTTCCAACGCCGTCAAGGTCTTCAAGCATCACTTTGGCGGACCCTTCATCTCCCCCGATCGCCACGCCGACTACCTGGTCAGCGAAGTCGACTCTGCCGACGGCGGCTACGTCCAGACCGCGCGGATCGTCGCCGCTCCTCCGGTCAACCGGTTCATCGCGCAGAGGACCACGGAGCTGCAGCCCCAACGCCAAGCCTTTGGCGCGGACCCCGAGCGCAGCCTCAAGCTGCACACCTCGGGGCCGGGGAACCTCGACAAGCTGCACTTTGTCGACTGGCCGGGCGCGCAGCAgcccctcggcggcggcgaggtacAGGTCGACATCCGGGCGGCGGGGCTCAACTTCCGCGACGTCATGGTGGCCATGGGCGAGCTGGCAAACAACATCCTCGGCTACGAGGGCGCCGGCGTCGTCACCCACGTCGGCTCCGAGGTGGCCgacgtcgaggtcggcgaccgcgtcatcgtcgtctgGAACGGCGACAACAACTGCCTGCAGACCCGCACCAGGGTGCCCCGCGAGCTGCTGGCCAAGATGCCCGACGGCATGTCGTTTGAGGAGGCCGCCAGCATCCCCGTCGTCTTCGTCACGGCCTACTTTTGCCTTTACGAGGTGGCGCGTCTGCAGCCCGGCGAGACCATCCTCGTCCACGCCGCCGCGGGCGGTACGGGCCAGGCCGTGATCCAGCTGGCCAAGCATTTGGGCGCCGAGGTCTACGCGACGGTGTCGTCGcgcgaaaaaagaaagctgcTGGTCGACGAATACGGCCTCGCCGAGGACCACATTTTTAGCAGTCGCGATTTGTCCTTTGCCGACGGCGTTATGCGCATGACCAACGGCAGGGGCGTCGACGTTATTATCAACTCCCTCTCGGGCGAGGCCCTCCGCGCATCCTTCAACTGCATCGCCATGTTTGGGCGCTTTATCGAAATTGGCAAGCGCGACATCATGGCCAACGCCAAAATCGACATGCTGCCCTTCAGCAGGTGCGCCACCTTTACGGCCGTCGACCTGGCGCAGATCGCCACGCTGGCGCGGCCCCTGACCTCGCGCATCCTGCGCTCCGTCGTCGACCTGCACGCCGCCGGCAAGCTGCACGCCTGCCGCCCGCTCAACGTCCACCGCTTCGCCGAGCTGGAGGACGCCTTCCGCCTGCTGCAGCAGGGCAGGCACATGGGCAAGGTCGTGCTGGCCGCGCACCCCGACGACCTCGTCAAGGTCGTCCCCAAGCCGCCCGCCCCGACGCGCCTGCGCCCCGACGCCACCTACCTCCTccccggcggcgccggcgggcTGGGCCGCTCCATCGCGAGGTGGATGGCCGCGCCGGCCCAGGGCGCCAAGAACGTCGTGTTTCTGTcgcgcggcggcgccgacgccCCGACCACGCGCGAGCTGCTCGCCGAGCTTTCAGGCATGGGGGTGCGCGCCACGGCCCTGAAATGCGACGTCGCCGACGAGGCGCAGCTggtggcggcgctggcgCAACTCAAGCGGCAGGGCTTCCCGCGCATCGCGGGCGTGATCCAGGGGGCGATGCAGCTGCGCGACTCGGCGTTCGAGTTCATGACGCACGCGCAGTGGGCCGAGTGCCTGGGCCCCAAGGTGCAGGGCACGTGGAACCTGCACCGGCACGCGCCGGCCGACGTGGACTTTTTCGTCATGCTGGGCAGCGTGGCCGGGCTGGTCGGCAACCGGGGCCAGTCCAACTACGCGGCGGGCAACACCTTCCAGGACGCGCTGGCCGTGCACCGCCGCGCCCGCGGGCTGGCCGCCACCTGCATCGACCTCTGCAACGTCATGAGCGTGGGCTTCGTCGCCGAGAACCAGGAGACGCTCAACAAGAACCCGCTCTTCTTTTACGCGCACGACGGCATCCGCGAGGACGAGTTCCTGAGCCTCGTCGAGTTCCACCTCGACGCCGAGCGGGCGCGCCACGGGGGCCAGCCGCAGATCGGCGTGGGGCTGGCCCCGCTGTCCGTGTTCCAGGACCGCGGCCTGCCCGAGCCCACCTTCATCAAGTCTCCTCTGTTTAGGCAGATGCGCTCGGCGGGCGGCGCGGCGCTGGCGGACGCGGCGGAGCAGGGCGGGGCCGTGTCGGTCGCCAATGCGCTCAAGTTTGCCGCGAGCcacgaggcggcggcgcagaTCATATGCGATGCCCTGGTCAAGCGCATCAGTCGCACCATGCGCATTGCAGAGCCCGATATTGACATTGGCAAGCCCATCCACGCCTACGGGGTGGACTCGCTGGTCGCCATGGAGATACGAAACTACCTGGCCAGCGAGTGTGGAGCGGCCATTTCCGTCCTGGAGATTATGGGCAACAAGAGCATGGAGGTTCTGAGTGGCGATGTTGCCAAGGGGAGCAAGTTTGTGGCGGGGGAAGCGAAATAA